Within the Microbacterium sp. 1S1 genome, the region AGCGACATCGCCGGCTCGATGGCGTACCTCAACCTCGGAACCGGCGTCGCTGCCGGGATCGTCGTCGACGGACGCATCTGGCGCGGTGCGCGGGGGACCGCCGGCGAGGTGGGGCACCTCTCGGTCGATCCGCGCGGGCGCCTGTGCGGGTGCGGTCAGCGCGGCTGCGTCGAGACCTTCTGCGGGGGAGGAGCGCTGGCGAAGGCCTGGGGTCGTCCCGGGGCGCTGCCGGTCAAGGACATCGTCGAGGCGGCGGAAGCCGGGGACCCGCACGCGCTCGGGCTCCAAGCCGACCTCTTCTTCGGGGCGGCGGCTGCGGTCCGGGTGCTCGTGCTGTCGGCCGACGTCGAGACGGTGGTCATCGGCGGGGGACTCACAGCTCTCGGCGGTCGGCTCGCGGACGGCATCCGGGCGGCTCTCCAGGCCGGCGCCGAGGCGTCACCGTTCCTGAGGTCACTGCGCTTGGATGAGAGAATCGAACTGCTCCCCGCGGGTTCGCCCGCCGCCGCGTTCGGCGCCGCTCTGGTGGGCGCTTCCATTTCTGAGAAGGAGATCGTTCCGCATGGCTGAGGTCGTCATCGTCGAGAATGCCGAGGCCGCCGGCGCCCTGGTCGCCACCGAGATCGTCGAGCTGATCGACCGCCGCCCGGACGCGGTGCTCGGGCTCGCCACGGGGTCGACACCGCTGCCGGTCTACCAGGCGCTCCGCGGCCGCCTCGCCGGACGCGACGTCTCGCAGGTGCGCGGCTTCGCGCTCGACGAGTACGTGGGCATCGATCCCTCCCACCCGGAGAGCTACCGCTCGGTCATCACCCGTGAGGTCGTGGAGCCGCTCGGCCTCGACCCGGAGCGCATCCACGTCCCGAACGGCGCGGAGGCCACGATCCAGCACGCGGGTGAGGACTATGACGCCGCCATCGCCGCGGCCGGCGGCG harbors:
- a CDS encoding ROK family protein, coding for MTVPLTADLSGRPIRVGLDVGGTKIDAVAVDPAGTILGRLRRPTGWGEDAVVDSIVSTVVALADDIGLPVSAVGSAGIGIPGLVDAEAGRVLHAVNLGVESLDLATRAAQALGVPFRVENDVKAAALGAAVLSDIAGSMAYLNLGTGVAAGIVVDGRIWRGARGTAGEVGHLSVDPRGRLCGCGQRGCVETFCGGGALAKAWGRPGALPVKDIVEAAEAGDPHALGLQADLFFGAAAAVRVLVLSADVETVVIGGGLTALGGRLADGIRAALQAGAEASPFLRSLRLDERIELLPAGSPAAAFGAALVGASISEKEIVPHG